The following are encoded together in the Planococcus antarcticus DSM 14505 genome:
- a CDS encoding thiamine diphosphokinase has protein sequence MNVILIAGGPAGELPDFSFFPEASYIGVDAGTLILLTKGIQPVAAVGDFDSVTAEDYERIRKALPEMSRAPSEKEQSDTELGLEAAMTYQPDFVILTGVTGGRLDHYMSALHILFKYQQEFPATRFVLLNNQNQIRFLSPGTHDVEKDQRYRYVSFYPFAKEVAGLTLSGFKYPVTNEELPFGTTRFVSNELLGSGSVTIQKGECLMVESSDA, from the coding sequence GTGAACGTCATTCTAATCGCAGGAGGTCCGGCAGGTGAACTGCCGGATTTCTCTTTTTTTCCAGAAGCTTCGTATATAGGTGTTGACGCAGGAACACTCATACTGCTCACGAAAGGAATTCAGCCAGTAGCAGCTGTCGGAGATTTCGACTCGGTTACCGCTGAAGACTATGAAAGAATACGGAAGGCATTGCCCGAAATGTCACGTGCTCCGTCAGAAAAAGAACAATCTGATACAGAACTTGGGCTTGAGGCGGCGATGACCTATCAACCTGATTTTGTCATACTAACGGGAGTGACAGGGGGGCGACTGGACCATTACATGAGCGCATTGCATATCTTGTTCAAGTATCAACAGGAATTTCCAGCAACTCGCTTCGTCCTGCTAAACAATCAAAATCAAATTCGCTTCTTGAGTCCCGGGACTCATGACGTTGAAAAAGATCAGCGATACCGGTATGTTTCCTTCTATCCCTTCGCGAAAGAAGTCGCGGGCTTGACGTTGTCCGGATTTAAATATCCTGTCACTAACGAAGAACTCCCATTTGGTACGACTCGCTTTGTCAGCAATGAGCTATTGGGAAGTGGAAGTGTAACCATCCAAAAGGGCGAGTGCCTCATGGTGGAAAGCTCGGATGCGTGA
- the rpe gene encoding ribulose-phosphate 3-epimerase — protein sequence MIKIAPSILAADFAKLGEEVLEVEKAGADWIHIDVMDGHFVPNISFGSVVLNAIRPLTKLPMDVHLMIENPDRYIEEFAKAGADFITVHVEACPHLHRTIQLIRSLGVKPGVVLNPHTPIETIQHILEDIDLVLFMTVNPGFGGQKFIHSVVPKVKQLSDMIKEKGLSIEIEIDGGINEETIGACAQAGATIFVAGSAIYSKKDRVEALQAIKKAGEEAIS from the coding sequence ATGATTAAAATTGCACCGTCTATTCTAGCAGCAGATTTTGCGAAACTTGGAGAAGAAGTTTTAGAAGTCGAAAAAGCAGGAGCCGATTGGATCCATATTGATGTTATGGATGGTCATTTCGTTCCGAACATCTCGTTTGGATCAGTTGTCTTAAATGCAATACGGCCGTTAACGAAATTGCCGATGGATGTCCATTTGATGATTGAAAATCCGGATCGCTATATCGAAGAATTTGCAAAAGCGGGCGCTGATTTCATTACCGTCCACGTTGAAGCGTGTCCTCACCTTCACCGGACAATCCAGTTAATCCGTTCGCTTGGTGTCAAACCAGGTGTTGTGCTGAACCCCCACACACCGATTGAGACCATCCAGCATATTCTTGAAGACATCGACCTTGTGTTGTTTATGACCGTCAATCCTGGGTTTGGCGGACAGAAGTTCATTCATTCAGTGGTGCCGAAAGTCAAACAGCTTTCTGACATGATCAAAGAAAAAGGGTTGTCCATCGAAATTGAAATCGATGGCGGGATCAATGAAGAAACGATTGGAGCTTGTGCACAAGCAGGAGCGACTATTTTTGTAGCTGGTTCCGCCATCTACAGCAAAAAAGACCGAGTAGAGGCGCTTCAAGCAATCAAGAAAGCAGGAGAAGAGGCGATTTCGTGA
- the rsgA gene encoding ribosome small subunit-dependent GTPase A has protein sequence MPKGQIRKALSGFYYVLDEDGKRYIQCRGRGVFRNRQITPLVGDYVDYKADNDLEGTILHVYERKNELVRPPITNVDQAILVFSAKQPDFHPLLLDRFLTAIESNSIQPIICLTKMDLLKDSEKEKIQHYIADYEKIGYEVIPTFINDHALKERLMPVLEGKISVLAGQSGVGKSTLLNTILPSLELKTDDISKALNRGKHTTRHVELIAVNNGLLADTPGFSSFDFETMEREELSACFPEFAARSNACKFRECLHMNEPKCAIKAAVETKEIPAYRYKHYLKFLEEIMSRKPRYSND, from the coding sequence ATGCCAAAAGGTCAAATCAGAAAAGCATTAAGCGGGTTTTACTATGTACTGGATGAAGATGGTAAGCGCTATATTCAGTGCCGGGGACGTGGAGTTTTCCGCAATCGTCAAATTACGCCGCTAGTCGGAGATTATGTAGATTATAAAGCGGATAACGATTTGGAAGGCACGATTCTGCATGTTTATGAACGAAAAAACGAATTAGTGCGTCCACCGATTACGAATGTCGATCAGGCTATCCTTGTTTTTTCAGCCAAGCAACCTGACTTTCATCCCTTACTATTGGACCGATTTTTGACAGCAATTGAATCCAATTCGATACAACCAATCATTTGTTTGACGAAAATGGATTTGCTAAAAGACTCAGAAAAAGAAAAGATCCAGCATTATATTGCGGATTATGAAAAAATCGGCTATGAAGTAATTCCAACATTTATAAATGACCACGCCCTAAAAGAGCGTTTAATGCCGGTACTTGAAGGCAAAATCAGCGTTCTGGCAGGTCAGTCCGGTGTCGGCAAATCGACTTTGTTAAACACGATTTTGCCTTCGTTAGAGTTGAAGACAGACGATATTTCCAAAGCCTTAAACCGAGGGAAACACACAACGCGGCATGTCGAATTAATTGCCGTCAATAATGGACTTTTGGCCGACACTCCTGGGTTTAGTTCGTTTGACTTTGAAACGATGGAACGAGAAGAGTTGTCTGCTTGTTTTCCAGAATTTGCGGCTCGTTCTAATGCTTGTAAGTTCCGGGAATGTTTACACATGAACGAACCTAAATGTGCCATTAAAGCAGCAGTTGAAACAAAAGAAATTCCAGCATATCGCTACAAGCATTACTTGAAGTTTTTAGAAGAAATTATGAGCCGAAAGCCGAGGTATTCAAATGATTAA
- the pknB gene encoding Stk1 family PASTA domain-containing Ser/Thr kinase, which yields MLIGKSINGRYKIKELIGGGGMSNVYLAHDMILDRDIAIKILRYDFSNEEELRRRFQREALSTTSLAHPNIVNIFDVGEDGSVHYLVMEYVPGKTLKEYIMEHSPVSPERAVEIMKQLTSALAHAHHNQIVHRDIKPQNILMDAEGNVKISDFGIAMALSATSYTQTNSVLGTVHYLSPEQARGGMANKKSDIYSLGIVMYELITGKLPFSGESAVSIALKHLQTETPSLRDSVPDLPQSLENVVLKATAKNIQHRYQSADEMEADLVTVLLPERLNELKFMVPVDQDETRAMPVIKDSAAYTSATDTKTMPLPLSGSKKEPKASGEKKKKWPWILGVLAFLLIGGLVLAIAFPGLFEPRQIAVPDVSEMERNEALEELQAAGFTAGEETEEYSEQIEANHIIRTIPEAGKMRDRETEVQLFTSLGKETVEMDDFVGSTIEKASEALVDENFASVKSTEEFSNEPVGTILNQEPAAGENVIVSETDVEFIVSKGKDLRDVEDLAGFTEENLNDYARSSGFNIRIVSEQSSDEVEAGKVMSQTPAAGEQLEAGSTIEVILSAGVAEQPMKTYIHTVDIPYEPAEPAEPAEPAAEGEEPVEQTVQIYIQDNSHTMVEPFEEFTITEDQPHRIELQIAEGESASYRIVRDSTIILEETFDYSKVE from the coding sequence ATGCTGATTGGCAAGAGCATAAACGGCCGTTACAAGATCAAGGAATTGATCGGCGGCGGTGGAATGTCTAATGTGTATTTGGCACATGACATGATTTTGGACCGGGATATCGCTATTAAGATTTTGCGCTATGATTTCTCCAATGAAGAAGAACTGCGCAGGCGATTCCAAAGAGAAGCCTTGTCTACAACCAGTTTGGCGCATCCGAACATTGTCAATATTTTCGATGTCGGCGAAGATGGCTCTGTGCATTATCTGGTGATGGAATATGTTCCAGGAAAAACCTTGAAGGAATACATAATGGAACATTCACCAGTATCTCCTGAGCGGGCTGTTGAAATTATGAAACAACTGACATCGGCTTTGGCGCACGCTCATCACAACCAGATTGTCCACAGAGACATCAAACCGCAAAATATTTTGATGGATGCGGAAGGCAATGTGAAAATATCCGATTTCGGTATTGCGATGGCATTAAGTGCGACTTCCTATACCCAAACGAATTCGGTGTTGGGAACTGTCCACTATTTATCGCCTGAACAAGCGCGTGGCGGTATGGCCAATAAAAAATCCGATATCTATTCACTCGGAATCGTCATGTACGAATTGATCACAGGAAAGTTACCGTTTTCAGGTGAATCGGCCGTGTCTATCGCATTAAAGCACCTGCAGACAGAAACACCCTCTTTACGTGATTCCGTTCCCGACCTGCCGCAAAGCTTGGAGAACGTCGTCTTGAAGGCGACTGCAAAAAACATCCAGCACCGCTATCAGTCTGCTGATGAAATGGAAGCGGATCTGGTTACAGTGTTGTTACCAGAACGGTTGAATGAACTGAAATTCATGGTACCTGTCGACCAGGATGAAACACGTGCCATGCCCGTCATTAAAGACTCAGCTGCTTATACTAGCGCTACAGATACCAAAACGATGCCGTTGCCACTGAGCGGGTCAAAAAAAGAGCCAAAAGCTTCTGGAGAAAAGAAAAAGAAATGGCCGTGGATACTGGGAGTGCTGGCTTTTCTATTGATTGGCGGACTGGTTCTGGCAATTGCTTTTCCAGGATTGTTTGAGCCGAGACAAATCGCTGTGCCGGATGTTTCTGAGATGGAACGCAACGAAGCGCTTGAAGAGCTTCAAGCGGCTGGCTTTACTGCTGGCGAAGAAACCGAAGAATATTCAGAGCAGATTGAAGCAAATCACATCATTCGGACAATTCCCGAAGCTGGAAAAATGAGAGACCGTGAAACAGAGGTTCAATTGTTTACCAGTTTGGGCAAAGAAACGGTTGAGATGGACGATTTTGTTGGTAGCACGATCGAAAAGGCATCAGAAGCATTAGTAGATGAAAATTTCGCTTCTGTGAAATCAACTGAAGAATTTTCGAATGAACCGGTGGGCACCATTCTAAACCAAGAACCGGCTGCCGGAGAAAATGTCATCGTTAGTGAAACCGATGTCGAGTTTATTGTTAGCAAAGGGAAAGATCTGCGCGACGTCGAGGATCTGGCAGGATTTACGGAAGAGAACCTTAACGATTATGCTCGTTCTTCCGGCTTTAATATCCGCATCGTTTCAGAACAGTCATCAGATGAAGTCGAGGCAGGCAAAGTTATGTCCCAGACTCCTGCAGCAGGAGAACAGCTGGAAGCCGGCAGCACGATTGAAGTGATCTTGTCGGCGGGTGTGGCGGAACAGCCGATGAAAACGTATATCCATACCGTCGATATCCCTTATGAACCGGCTGAACCGGCTGAACCGGCTGAACCGGCTGCAGAAGGCGAAGAACCGGTAGAGCAGACCGTCCAGATTTATATTCAGGACAATTCACATACAATGGTGGAGCCGTTCGAGGAGTTTACGATTACTGAAGATCAGCCTCATCGCATTGAACTGCAGATTGCTGAAGGGGAGAGTGCTTCTTACCGAATTGTTCGCGACTCTACAATTATTTTAGAAGAGACTTTTGACTATTCAAAAGTAGAATAA
- a CDS encoding Stp1/IreP family PP2C-type Ser/Thr phosphatase produces MFQYVVESDTGKIREVNEDSVAVLKRPDGLLLAIVADGMGGHKAGDVASKMTVDQLSRYFLDDEAKAFSTLDNKKRWLSERIQTINRLVFDHSMANLECKGMGTTLVAALIEGDEGILCHIGDSRAYLINGGIEQITRDHSYVNVLVDSGEISQEEAEEHPKKNWIVRALGTEASIERELIHFSFMTAPYLLICSDGLSNKIPKEELASIVRSTAPLSQKGQELVTLANDLGGEDNISFILLSSMDKEV; encoded by the coding sequence TTGTTCCAGTATGTGGTAGAAAGTGATACGGGTAAAATCCGTGAAGTGAACGAAGACAGCGTGGCTGTACTGAAGCGGCCAGACGGTTTGCTTCTGGCTATAGTAGCAGATGGAATGGGCGGACACAAAGCTGGAGATGTTGCCAGTAAAATGACGGTTGATCAACTAAGTCGCTATTTTTTAGATGACGAGGCAAAGGCTTTTTCAACACTCGACAACAAGAAGAGATGGCTTTCTGAGCGTATACAGACGATCAACCGTTTGGTGTTTGACCATTCGATGGCAAATTTGGAGTGCAAGGGTATGGGAACTACGCTGGTTGCGGCTTTGATTGAGGGCGATGAAGGGATTTTATGTCACATTGGAGACAGTCGTGCTTATCTTATAAATGGGGGCATCGAGCAGATTACACGGGACCATTCCTATGTCAATGTACTGGTGGACAGTGGAGAAATTAGCCAAGAAGAAGCGGAAGAGCATCCGAAGAAAAATTGGATTGTTCGTGCGCTTGGCACCGAAGCAAGTATTGAAAGAGAACTGATTCATTTTTCATTTATGACTGCTCCATACTTACTGATTTGTTCAGATGGTCTCAGCAATAAGATCCCGAAAGAAGAACTTGCCTCTATCGTTCGCTCAACGGCTCCTTTATCTCAAAAGGGCCAGGAGCTGGTAACTCTGGCCAACGATCTTGGAGGAGAAGATAATATTTCATTCATTCTTCTGTCCTCTATGGATAAGGAGGTATAA
- the rsmB gene encoding 16S rRNA (cytosine(967)-C(5))-methyltransferase RsmB, translating into MKNKKLQGNVRDAAFSILWAVENKQAYSNLLLHQIIENYGIAAKNRGLLTEITYGTLQHQMTLDYYLEPYLKGEIEPWVKTLLRLSLYQIVYLDRIPAHAVVHEAVEIAKRRGHGGVASVVNGVLRSVQRNGVRSFNTISDPYEKISIETSHPIWMIRRWAEQFGLEKTREMALENNKTPLQTVRVNTARATVEEVIEMLESEEVEAVSSKLIPECLVITNGQPARTATFEKGFITIQDESSMFPAYALQVKPGMTVLDMCAAPGGKTTHIAEKMNNNGTLYALDLHQHKVKLIDENAVRLGHSVIETIVGDGKQSVDRFGEEKFDRILVDAPCSGLGVIKRKPDIKYTKKEEDFARLQEIQIELLDQAARSLKQEGILIYSTCTVDAVENRGTAERFLKEHPEMEKIQVALPASLGIKYTGFVQVFPQDYGSDGFFIAAFKKSKKTAPA; encoded by the coding sequence ATGAAAAACAAAAAACTTCAAGGCAATGTCCGCGACGCTGCATTTTCGATTCTGTGGGCAGTTGAAAACAAGCAAGCCTACAGCAATCTTTTGCTTCACCAAATCATCGAAAACTACGGCATCGCAGCGAAAAATAGAGGCTTACTGACAGAGATTACGTATGGCACGCTGCAACACCAAATGACGTTAGACTATTATTTGGAACCTTACTTAAAAGGGGAAATCGAACCATGGGTTAAAACTTTACTGAGATTGTCTCTATATCAGATTGTTTATTTAGACCGGATTCCAGCACATGCAGTTGTTCACGAAGCAGTCGAAATTGCTAAGCGCCGCGGGCACGGGGGAGTTGCGTCTGTTGTCAACGGTGTATTGCGTTCAGTGCAGCGTAACGGTGTTCGTTCGTTTAATACAATTAGCGATCCATATGAGAAAATTTCCATCGAAACAAGTCACCCGATATGGATGATCAGACGCTGGGCAGAGCAGTTTGGTTTGGAAAAAACGCGAGAAATGGCATTGGAAAATAACAAGACACCTTTACAGACGGTGCGAGTTAATACTGCTCGGGCAACGGTTGAAGAAGTGATTGAGATGCTCGAGTCTGAAGAGGTAGAAGCTGTGTCAAGTAAATTAATTCCTGAATGTTTAGTTATCACAAATGGTCAGCCTGCAAGAACGGCCACTTTCGAAAAAGGCTTTATTACCATCCAAGATGAAAGTTCCATGTTTCCTGCTTACGCTTTGCAAGTCAAGCCAGGTATGACAGTGCTTGATATGTGTGCAGCACCAGGCGGAAAAACCACCCATATCGCTGAAAAAATGAACAATAACGGGACTTTATATGCGCTTGATTTGCATCAGCACAAAGTAAAACTAATCGATGAAAACGCTGTACGACTGGGTCATTCAGTTATTGAAACAATAGTTGGCGATGGCAAACAAAGCGTTGATCGTTTTGGCGAAGAGAAGTTCGATCGCATTCTGGTGGATGCACCTTGCAGTGGATTAGGTGTCATTAAACGCAAACCTGATATTAAATACACGAAAAAAGAAGAAGATTTTGCACGTTTGCAGGAAATCCAAATTGAACTGCTTGACCAGGCCGCGCGTTCACTAAAGCAAGAGGGCATTCTGATCTACAGCACCTGTACAGTAGATGCAGTCGAAAACAGAGGCACAGCTGAACGATTTCTGAAAGAGCATCCTGAAATGGAGAAAATCCAGGTGGCATTGCCAGCATCTTTAGGCATCAAATATACCGGCTTTGTTCAGGTATTTCCGCAGGATTACGGAAGTGATGGCTTTTTCATCGCAGCTTTCAAAAAGTCCAAAAAGACAGCACCAGCTTAA
- the fmt gene encoding methionyl-tRNA formyltransferase has product MTKIVFMGTPAFSAPILRMLVEEGYRVISVVTQPDRPVGRKKVMTATPVKEEALRLGLPVYQPEKLKNPEELQHVLDMGADLIVTAAFGQILPTELLEAPKLGAINVHASLLPAYRGGAPIHQAIIDGQPETGVTIMYMVDRLDAGDMISQVTVPIEEQDHTGSMFEKLSIGGRDLLKETMPAIIAGTNERIPQDEQAVTYARNISREQERIDWSKSARAIYNQVRGLYPWPVAYTSFNSANMKIWWTEKTSSIASGQAGQVVGLTEDSILVQTGEGVLAITELQPSGKKRMTARDYLKGPKIQVGDLFE; this is encoded by the coding sequence TTGACCAAAATTGTATTTATGGGGACTCCAGCTTTTTCTGCACCGATTTTACGCATGCTCGTCGAAGAAGGGTATAGAGTCATTTCTGTCGTGACACAACCGGACAGACCTGTCGGGCGCAAAAAAGTAATGACTGCAACGCCAGTAAAAGAAGAGGCTCTGCGTCTTGGGTTGCCGGTATATCAGCCAGAAAAACTGAAAAATCCGGAAGAACTTCAGCATGTCCTGGATATGGGCGCTGATTTGATTGTCACGGCAGCATTTGGTCAAATTTTGCCAACTGAATTATTAGAAGCACCAAAACTCGGCGCTATCAATGTGCATGCTTCTTTGCTTCCGGCATATCGTGGAGGCGCACCGATTCATCAAGCCATTATAGATGGCCAGCCTGAAACCGGCGTCACCATCATGTACATGGTAGACCGCCTGGATGCGGGCGATATGATTTCCCAAGTAACTGTTCCGATTGAAGAACAGGATCACACCGGTAGCATGTTTGAAAAATTGAGCATTGGCGGACGTGACCTTCTAAAAGAAACAATGCCCGCAATTATTGCCGGTACCAACGAACGGATACCGCAGGATGAACAGGCTGTTACCTACGCACGTAATATTTCACGCGAACAGGAGCGCATTGACTGGTCGAAATCAGCTAGAGCTATCTATAACCAAGTGCGTGGACTCTATCCATGGCCGGTCGCCTATACAAGTTTCAACAGCGCCAACATGAAAATCTGGTGGACGGAAAAAACTTCTTCGATCGCTAGCGGCCAAGCTGGTCAAGTAGTCGGCTTGACCGAAGATTCGATTTTAGTGCAAACCGGCGAAGGCGTTTTGGCAATTACTGAATTGCAACCTTCCGGAAAAAAACGCATGACAGCAAGAGACTATTTAAAAGGACCTAAAATCCAGGTAGGAGATTTATTCGAATGA
- the def gene encoding peptide deformylase: MSIRMVIKHPNRVLEKKCLAVTTFDKNLAVLLDDMHETMVESDGVGIAAPQVGVAVRAALVDFREGQEPIELINPELMLFEGAETDIEGCLSFPGTFGEVERYDHIKIKAQERDGSWYELEAEGYEARAIQHEMDHLDGILFTRKITKYVTQEELDEMIRQQEEEEEQV, encoded by the coding sequence ATGTCAATTAGAATGGTAATAAAGCACCCGAACAGAGTATTAGAGAAAAAATGTTTGGCCGTGACTACTTTTGATAAGAACTTAGCGGTTCTTTTAGATGATATGCATGAAACTATGGTTGAATCTGATGGAGTTGGCATTGCTGCCCCTCAAGTAGGCGTTGCAGTACGTGCGGCCCTTGTCGATTTTCGTGAAGGTCAAGAGCCGATTGAACTGATCAATCCGGAATTGATGCTATTCGAAGGCGCTGAAACCGATATTGAAGGTTGCTTAAGTTTCCCAGGAACATTCGGTGAAGTTGAACGTTACGACCACATCAAAATCAAAGCACAAGAACGTGACGGATCATGGTACGAACTAGAAGCGGAAGGCTACGAAGCCCGCGCCATCCAACACGAAATGGATCATTTAGATGGCATCTTGTTTACTAGAAAAATCACGAAGTATGTTACACAAGAAGAGTTAGATGAAATGATCCGCCAGCAAGAAGAAGAGGAGGAGCAGGTTTGA
- the priA gene encoding primosomal protein N', translating into MIAEVIVDVAAHPIDRPFDYAIPSAVEVLAEPGMRVKVPFGNRKVLGFITKIKPFSEFDPKRLKPIHELMDVMPVLNGELLKMAHWMKEQTVCFEIDALQVMVPAALRAKYEKRFVLNAALEEIASPLRPYFEKRPFIRLQDAVDVYGLLKKEMEKGTIIADTDIQQQTAVKKVRMIHVTDSLEALEAIDIRANAKQQLKLMEYFLKNAGRTIESSQLQKETGVTLPTIYSLVEKGAAQISNMESYRDPKLLTAIEQKSFLKLTEAQQTAFDSIDSALNTPKTFLLHGITGSGKTEIYLQTIDKVLKQGKEAIMLVPEISLTPQMTVRFKERFGDQVAVLHSGLSAGEKYDEWRKIQRAEVKVVVGARSAIFAPFQNLGLIILDEEHESSYKQDDSPRYHARDMAIWRSEYHNCPVVLGSATPSLESYARAQKGVYELLVLEKRAKNQPLPAVHIVDMREELRNGNRSMFSVQLADAIRDRLEKKQQTVLFLNKRGYSAFVLCRDCGTVMQCPNCDISLTYHRSSETMKCHYCGYDERVPKTCPECESEHIRFFGTGTQKVEEELAKVVPEARVLRMDVDTTRTKGAHEKILSAFGEGKADILLGTQMIAKGLDFPNITLVGVLSADTTLHLPDFRAAEKTYQLLTQVSGRAGRDILPGTVFVQSYTPEHYAITLAKDQLYEPFYEQEMAMRRVSGYPPYYYVVNIQFTHEDLMTVAEYADQTVRYLNSHLSPGTLIIGPSASLIARVNNRYRYQCLIKYKKEPKLTDAMQQLIKMHRTEWLKKGATLSIDMNPTSVM; encoded by the coding sequence ATGATAGCTGAAGTTATCGTAGACGTCGCTGCACATCCGATCGACCGGCCTTTTGATTACGCCATTCCATCAGCAGTGGAAGTCTTGGCAGAGCCAGGAATGCGTGTCAAAGTACCGTTTGGTAACCGTAAAGTACTTGGGTTTATCACTAAAATTAAACCATTTTCAGAGTTTGATCCGAAACGCCTAAAGCCTATCCATGAGTTGATGGATGTCATGCCTGTGTTAAATGGAGAATTATTGAAAATGGCTCATTGGATGAAAGAACAGACAGTGTGCTTTGAAATTGATGCGCTGCAAGTCATGGTACCTGCAGCTTTGCGTGCAAAATACGAAAAGCGTTTCGTGCTAAACGCGGCGCTTGAAGAAATTGCGTCTCCTTTACGTCCTTATTTTGAGAAGCGACCCTTTATTCGGTTGCAAGATGCAGTTGATGTGTACGGGTTACTAAAAAAAGAAATGGAAAAAGGGACCATTATAGCGGATACGGACATTCAGCAGCAAACCGCTGTAAAAAAAGTGCGAATGATTCACGTCACTGATAGTTTAGAAGCGTTAGAAGCTATAGACATCCGTGCAAATGCGAAACAGCAATTAAAGCTAATGGAGTATTTCTTGAAAAATGCAGGACGGACCATTGAATCTTCTCAACTGCAAAAAGAAACCGGGGTTACATTGCCAACTATTTACAGCTTGGTTGAAAAAGGCGCAGCTCAGATTTCCAATATGGAATCTTACCGCGATCCAAAGCTATTAACAGCAATTGAACAGAAATCTTTCTTAAAATTGACCGAAGCGCAGCAAACGGCTTTTGATTCCATTGACAGTGCGTTAAATACACCGAAAACCTTCTTATTGCACGGCATTACGGGTAGTGGGAAAACGGAAATCTATTTACAGACTATCGACAAAGTGCTGAAGCAAGGCAAAGAAGCGATTATGTTAGTGCCTGAGATCTCACTGACACCTCAAATGACGGTTCGCTTTAAAGAACGGTTCGGCGATCAAGTTGCAGTTCTTCACAGCGGTTTGTCAGCTGGGGAGAAATACGACGAATGGCGTAAAATCCAACGAGCTGAAGTAAAAGTTGTCGTCGGTGCACGTTCGGCCATTTTTGCACCATTCCAGAACTTAGGATTAATTATTCTAGATGAAGAGCATGAATCCAGTTATAAGCAAGACGACTCTCCGCGCTATCACGCACGAGACATGGCGATTTGGCGCAGTGAATATCATAATTGTCCAGTTGTTTTGGGCAGTGCTACACCTTCACTCGAATCATACGCGCGTGCACAAAAAGGCGTCTATGAACTGTTAGTACTGGAAAAACGGGCAAAAAATCAACCATTGCCAGCTGTTCATATTGTTGACATGCGTGAAGAATTGCGGAACGGCAATCGTTCCATGTTCTCTGTTCAATTGGCAGATGCTATTCGCGATCGTTTAGAGAAAAAACAACAAACTGTGTTGTTTCTCAACAAACGCGGTTATTCAGCGTTTGTGCTGTGTCGTGATTGTGGTACGGTCATGCAATGTCCGAATTGCGATATTTCGCTGACTTACCACCGGTCGAGCGAAACGATGAAATGCCATTATTGCGGCTATGACGAACGTGTACCGAAAACCTGTCCGGAATGTGAAAGTGAGCATATCCGGTTTTTTGGAACCGGCACACAGAAAGTTGAAGAAGAGCTGGCAAAAGTAGTGCCGGAAGCGCGAGTATTACGAATGGATGTTGATACGACACGTACCAAAGGCGCACACGAAAAAATTCTTTCTGCGTTTGGCGAAGGCAAGGCAGACATCCTACTGGGCACACAAATGATCGCCAAAGGACTGGACTTTCCGAATATCACATTGGTTGGAGTCTTGTCTGCGGATACCACTCTTCACCTGCCTGATTTTCGGGCTGCGGAAAAAACGTATCAGCTGCTGACACAGGTTAGTGGACGGGCCGGGCGTGATATTCTCCCCGGTACGGTCTTCGTTCAGTCGTATACGCCAGAACATTACGCCATCACTCTAGCAAAAGACCAATTGTATGAGCCATTCTACGAACAGGAAATGGCTATGCGCAGAGTGAGCGGCTACCCGCCGTATTATTACGTCGTTAATATCCAGTTTACACATGAAGACTTGATGACAGTAGCTGAATACGCCGACCAAACGGTTCGTTATTTGAACAGTCATCTGTCCCCGGGAACTTTGATCATCGGACCTTCAGCGTCGTTGATTGCTCGTGTCAACAATAGATATCGCTATCAATGTTTGATAAAATACAAAAAAGAACCGAAACTGACCGATGCGATGCAGCAGTTGATCAAAATGCATCGTACCGAGTGGCTGAAAAAAGGCGCTACCTTGTCGATTGACATGAATCCGACATCGGTTATGTAA